A genomic segment from Sparus aurata chromosome 10, fSpaAur1.1, whole genome shotgun sequence encodes:
- the LOC115590352 gene encoding zinc finger protein OZF-like — protein MWGDDDDEEVEEEDNGDDEWKPDKNDKELSEDQAEPRPSKTTRKWRVKHLGDKTKRRKQKEASTENSDAALSCKVCQALHRSKNILIKHAWTHVDDPERLCGACGELKVHLRTHTKVTITCTECGKGLSSKEALNSHMIIHAGERPYQCSECGLCFNRMSSLTAHMKIHTGVKSYVCGVCGKACARKTYLTVHMRTHSGERPYECIVCKRAFSQSHCLKTHMKSHQEVQKAAEDGLKSS, from the exons ATGTggggagatgatgatgatgaggaggtggaggaagaagacaacGGAGATGATGAATGGAAGCCAGACAAGAATGACAAGGAGCTGAGTGAGGACCAAGCTGAACCGAGACCATCGAAGACGACGAGAAAGTGGCGAGTCAAACATctgggagacaaaacaaagagacgGAAACAGAAGGAGGCGTCGACTGAAAACAGTGACGCTGCTCTGTCCTGTAAAGTCTGCCAGGCTCTGCACAGGTCAAAGAACATATTGATCAAACACGCCTGGACTCACGTGGACGATCCGGAGAGGCTTTGTGGAGCGTGTG GTGAGCTGAAGGTTCACCTGAGGACGCACACCAAGGTGACAATCACCTGCACCGAGTGCGGCAAGGGCCTTTCATCTAAAGAAGCTCTAAACAGTCACATGATCATCCACGCCGGGGAGAGGCCGTACCAGTGCTCAGAGTGCGGCCTGTGCTTCAACCGCATGAGCAGCCTCACCGCACACATGAAAATCCACACGGGCGTCAAATCGTACGTCTGCGGGGTTTGTGGGAAAGCTTGTGCTCGCAAGACGTATCTGACAGTCCACATGAGGACGCACAGCGGAGAGAGACCGTACGAGTGCATCGTCTGCAAGAGAGCCTTCAGTCAGAGCCACTGTCTGAAGACTCACATGAAGAGCCACCAGGAGGTGCAGAAGGCAGCGGAGGACGGACTCAAGTCCAGCTGA